The Thermus oshimai DSM 12092 DNA segment GGCTCCTGAAGCCTGGGGGCGAGGCCCTCCTTCTCGTCAAGCCCCAGTTTGAGCTCTGGCCCGGGGCCCACAAGGGGGTGGTGCGGGACGAGGCCCTGAGGCGGGAGGCCCTAAGGCGGGTGAGGGCCAAGGCGGAGGAGCTGGGCTTTACCGTTTTGGGGGAAACGGAAAGCCCCTTGCCGGGCAAGGAGGGGAACCGGGAGTACTGGCTTTGGCTTAGGGCCCCTTAAGCCACTCCTCGGCGATCTGGACCGCGTTGAGGGCCGCCCCCTTAAGGAGCTGGTCCCCCACCACGAAGAAGTCCAGGCCGTTCTCAAAGGCCAGGCTCTTCCGGATGCGGCCCACCTCCACGTCCCACTTGCCGCTGGCCGTGAGGGGCATGGGGTAGCGCTTGTTCCCGGGCTCGTCCACCACCTCCACCCCCGGGGCCCCCCTCAGGACCTCCCGGGCGGCCTCCGGGGTCACGGGGTGGGCGAACTCCACGCTCACCGCCTCCGCGTGGGCCCTCAGGGTGGGGACCCGCACCGCGGTGGCGCTGATGCGGATGGAGCTATCCCCAAAGATCTTGTGGGTCTCCCACACCACCTTCATCTCCTCCCGGGTGTACCCGTTTTCCTGGAAAGCGTCTATGTGGGGGATGACGTTGAAGGGAAGGGGATGAGCGAAGGCCTCGGCCCTGGGAGCCTCCCCGTGGAGGAAACGGTGGGTTTCCGTAAGGAGCTCCTCCATGGCCCTGGCCCCCGCCCCCGAGGCCGCCTGGTAGGTGGCCACGACGACCCGCTGGGCGCGGAAGGCCTTATGGAGGGGCCAGAGGGCCATAGCCAGGATGGCGGTGGTGCAGTTGGGGTTGGCGATGAGGCCCTTGTGGCGGAAGATGGCCTCCCGGTTCACCTCGGGCACCACCAGGGGCACCTCGGGCTCGTAGCGGAAGGCGCTGGAGTTGTCTATGACCAAGGCCCCCCCCTCCACCCAGCGGGGGGCGTAGGCCTTGGAGAGGCTTCCCCCCGCGCTGGCCAGGACCAGGTCCACGGGGAGAGGCCCCTCGGGCAAAGCCTCCACCGGGATCTCCTCCCCCATGAAGGGGAGCTTCACCCCCGCGGAGCGGGGGGAGGCGTAGAGCCGGAGTTCGGAAAGGGGGAAGCGGCGGGCCTCCAAGACCTTCAGGATCTCCCGGCCCACCGCCCCCGTGGCGCCCACCACCGCGACCCTCATGGGGCCCATGGTATCACCAGCGGAGCTTTTCCCGCAAAAACCCCTCCAGCTCGTCCACATGGAGCCTGATCTGCTCCAT contains these protein-coding regions:
- a CDS encoding aspartate-semialdehyde dehydrogenase, whose amino-acid sequence is MRVAVVGATGAVGREILKVLEARRFPLSELRLYASPRSAGVKLPFMGEEIPVEALPEGPLPVDLVLASAGGSLSKAYAPRWVEGGALVIDNSSAFRYEPEVPLVVPEVNREAIFRHKGLIANPNCTTAILAMALWPLHKAFRAQRVVVATYQAASGAGARAMEELLTETHRFLHGEAPRAEAFAHPLPFNVIPHIDAFQENGYTREEMKVVWETHKIFGDSSIRISATAVRVPTLRAHAEAVSVEFAHPVTPEAAREVLRGAPGVEVVDEPGNKRYPMPLTASGKWDVEVGRIRKSLAFENGLDFFVVGDQLLKGAALNAVQIAEEWLKGP